Proteins from a genomic interval of Rubinisphaera italica:
- the tssC gene encoding type VI secretion system contractile sheath large subunit — protein sequence MRAETSNESERSDLFLEETATAAEPASHSLFDLISTNPQTAEPDEFLDRWLNEKDPIKALAAWTDRSAGRSLPNSAKQALRRINREIGQIDQLLNRQLNEVIHHPRFQKLEASWRGVRHLIDCADPDANCKIRLLSLSWGALVRDLDRAIEFDQSQLFKKIYSEEFGTSGGEPYSAILGDYEIHLRPDKNHKTDDVNALKSLTQVMAAAFAPFIASAHPSLFGLDSFQELERPSDLTKLFNQPEYVTWNSLRDLPDSRFLALALPRILMRKPYEGRGKEVAHFPFQETTDSADEADYLWGNAAYALGGVMIRSFCQNGWLADIRGVRQDRDEGGLVTGLPEISWKTDREGIAVKPPVDVVIPESMEAEFSNLGFTALCPCNITRLPAIHSTPSLQKPQQFDSDSANTSARLSSMMHYMLCVSRIAHYVKVLGREKIGSYTEASDCEEYLNDWLRRYVTQDDDAEAEIKAKYPLREAEATIREKPGEPGNYYCTIHLQPHYQMDDMVSAVKLTTEISSTSSR from the coding sequence ATGCGAGCAGAGACTTCGAATGAGTCCGAACGGAGCGACTTATTTCTGGAAGAGACTGCCACCGCTGCCGAACCAGCTTCTCACTCTCTGTTCGATTTAATCTCCACTAATCCCCAAACCGCTGAGCCGGATGAATTTCTGGATCGCTGGCTCAATGAAAAAGATCCGATCAAGGCGCTGGCTGCCTGGACTGATCGTTCTGCAGGTCGCTCGCTTCCAAACTCTGCCAAGCAGGCACTCAGGCGAATCAATCGCGAGATTGGTCAAATCGATCAATTGCTGAATCGTCAACTCAATGAAGTGATACACCATCCTCGTTTTCAAAAACTCGAAGCCAGCTGGCGAGGAGTCAGGCACCTGATTGACTGTGCTGATCCTGATGCCAATTGCAAAATCCGTCTGCTCTCCCTCTCCTGGGGAGCGCTGGTTCGCGATTTGGATCGAGCAATTGAGTTCGATCAGAGTCAGTTATTCAAGAAAATCTATAGCGAAGAATTCGGCACCTCCGGTGGAGAGCCATACTCGGCTATTCTGGGCGATTACGAAATTCACCTGCGACCCGACAAAAATCACAAAACCGATGACGTCAATGCTCTCAAATCTCTCACACAAGTGATGGCGGCTGCCTTTGCACCGTTTATTGCTTCTGCTCATCCGTCACTGTTCGGGCTCGATTCCTTTCAGGAACTCGAACGTCCCAGCGATTTGACAAAACTGTTTAATCAACCGGAATATGTCACTTGGAATTCGTTGAGGGATCTGCCCGATTCCCGATTTCTGGCATTGGCTCTGCCCCGTATTTTAATGCGTAAACCTTATGAGGGACGTGGCAAAGAAGTGGCTCACTTCCCGTTTCAGGAAACGACCGATTCAGCCGATGAAGCCGACTATCTCTGGGGGAATGCCGCCTATGCACTGGGCGGCGTGATGATTCGCTCATTTTGTCAGAACGGCTGGTTGGCCGATATTCGTGGAGTGAGACAGGATCGGGATGAAGGAGGACTGGTGACCGGATTGCCGGAGATTTCCTGGAAGACGGATCGCGAAGGGATCGCTGTCAAACCTCCAGTGGATGTTGTCATCCCGGAATCGATGGAAGCCGAGTTCAGTAATCTCGGATTTACGGCTCTCTGCCCTTGCAACATCACCCGACTGCCCGCTATTCATTCGACGCCTTCATTACAGAAACCGCAGCAGTTCGATAGCGACAGTGCGAATACCAGTGCGCGACTTTCCTCGATGATGCACTATATGCTGTGCGTTTCGCGAATCGCTCATTATGTCAAAGTGCTAGGACGCGAGAAAATCGGTTCCTATACGGAAGCATCTGACTGCGAAGAATATTTGAACGACTGGCTTCGCCGATATGTCACTCAGGACGATGATGCCGAAGCGGAAATTAAAGCCAAGTATCCTTTACGGGAAGCCGAGGCAACCATTCGAGAAAAGCCGGGCGAGCCAGGGAACTATTATTGTACGATCCACCTTCAGCCACATTACCAAATGGACGATATGGTCTCTGCGGTGAAGCTGACGACAGAAATCAGTTCGACGAGCAGTCGATAA
- a CDS encoding type VI secretion system accessory protein TagJ, whose product MKPIEHFEAGELQQAVATALESVKSAPTDLEKRMILCQMLSFAGDFERADKQLDLLATQSPDVAISLAEFRQLIRAEQARRDFYTNGRLPEFLGEPTESQKLQLKASIALREGNAAEAGKLLNEALEISPEIQGTCNGEAFTGFRDLDDLLGTTIELLTNNGKYYWVPAERIRELSFAPAEAYHHLLWRRAEIRVEDGPEGVVYLPAIYANPGLDDDDKMKLGRMTDWHEVPEGPILGIGQKTWLVGENDLPIMTIETFSVSTERE is encoded by the coding sequence GTGAAACCGATTGAACATTTTGAAGCGGGCGAATTACAGCAGGCTGTCGCGACGGCACTCGAATCAGTGAAGTCTGCTCCGACCGATCTGGAAAAGCGGATGATTCTCTGTCAGATGCTTTCGTTTGCTGGAGATTTTGAGCGAGCAGATAAACAACTCGATCTGCTGGCGACGCAATCTCCCGATGTCGCGATCTCACTGGCTGAGTTTCGACAGTTGATTCGAGCCGAGCAGGCCCGACGTGATTTCTACACCAATGGCCGCCTCCCCGAATTTCTGGGGGAGCCGACCGAAAGTCAGAAGCTGCAACTTAAAGCCAGTATCGCTCTGCGTGAAGGGAATGCCGCTGAAGCGGGGAAATTGCTCAATGAAGCTCTGGAGATCAGTCCTGAGATTCAAGGAACCTGCAACGGAGAAGCCTTCACAGGCTTTCGCGACCTCGACGACTTACTCGGCACGACCATTGAACTGCTCACCAACAACGGAAAGTATTACTGGGTGCCTGCCGAACGGATCCGTGAATTATCATTCGCGCCCGCCGAAGCTTATCATCATCTTCTGTGGCGACGTGCGGAAATTCGCGTGGAAGATGGACCGGAAGGGGTTGTCTATCTGCCGGCGATCTACGCCAATCCAGGCTTGGATGATGACGACAAAATGAAGCTGGGGCGCATGACAGACTGGCACGAAGTTCCCGAGGGGCCGATTCTGGGAATTGGCCAAAAAACCTGGCTGGTCGGCGAGAATGATCTACCAATCATGACGATAGAGACGTTTTCGGTTTCGACCGAGAGAGAGTAA